The proteins below come from a single Ketobacter sp. MCCC 1A13808 genomic window:
- a CDS encoding ABC transporter ATP-binding protein, translating into MDAAVSKILPYQSLDKRLAKNNQGKGHIVIDQVSIRFHARHGVNTAVADANLNIKPGEFVCLLGPSGCGKSTLLNSVAGFVKPSEGSVTLDNKAVIKPGPDRGMVFQQHSLFPWKTVLDNVAFGPLMAGSTRSQAEGVARTFLEVVGLSGYAKQYPAMLSGGMLQRVGIARALANYPSVLLMDEPFGALDAQTRSLMQENLLEIWKEFKNTVLFVTHDIEEAVYLADRVVVMSASPGRLIADIKVNLPRPRPTDVFMDPHFIEVKAQCLQLIREETTRAFEQQNKTA; encoded by the coding sequence ATGGACGCAGCAGTATCAAAAATATTGCCTTACCAAAGCCTGGATAAACGATTGGCGAAGAACAATCAGGGCAAGGGTCACATTGTAATTGATCAGGTCAGTATACGATTTCATGCAAGACACGGGGTAAACACGGCAGTAGCCGATGCCAATCTGAACATCAAACCCGGCGAGTTTGTGTGTTTGTTGGGGCCTTCCGGTTGCGGCAAATCCACGCTGCTGAATTCGGTCGCCGGATTTGTTAAGCCCAGTGAAGGCAGTGTCACTCTCGATAACAAAGCGGTTATTAAACCAGGCCCGGATCGCGGCATGGTATTTCAACAGCATTCGCTATTTCCCTGGAAAACCGTTCTGGATAACGTCGCCTTCGGTCCGTTGATGGCCGGCTCTACCCGCAGTCAGGCGGAGGGCGTTGCGCGCACGTTTCTGGAAGTGGTAGGGCTATCCGGTTACGCCAAACAGTATCCGGCCATGTTATCGGGCGGCATGTTGCAGCGAGTGGGTATTGCTCGGGCGTTAGCCAATTATCCCTCCGTGTTGTTGATGGATGAGCCCTTTGGCGCACTGGATGCCCAGACCCGGTCTTTAATGCAGGAAAACCTGCTGGAGATTTGGAAAGAATTTAAAAATACCGTGCTGTTTGTGACTCACGATATCGAAGAAGCGGTGTACCTGGCGGACAGGGTAGTGGTGATGAGTGCCAGTCCCGGGCGTCTCATTGCGGACATAAAAGTCAATTTGCCGCGCCCCCGACCCACGGATGTTTTTATGGATCCGCATTTTATTGAAGTGAAAGCACAGTGTTTGCAATTAATTCGTGAAGAAACCACGCGCGCGTTTGAGCAGCAGAATAAAACGGCCTGA